A portion of the Gloeocapsa sp. PCC 73106 genome contains these proteins:
- a CDS encoding efflux RND transporter permease subunit, whose amino-acid sequence MSFHLSTWSIKNPVPTIVMFLILGVVGIFSFLNLGIDNNPDIDVPAVTVSVTQRGASPSELESEVTKKIEDSIAGIGNIDEIRSIITDQSSTTTITFILGTDSNQATNDVRNAVAQIRQNLPLDIDDPIIKRLEFVGGSILTYAISSDQRSVEELSDLVDNKIIRDLLNVKGVASIERIGGVDREIRVDLDPQRLKAYNLTATEVNQQVTNLNLNLPGGRSEIGGTEQNVRTLGSAATVAELSNYPIMLPDGETVKLSSLGSVTDGFAEPRQAAYLNNQPVVGFSVFRSTGSTLVKVEQEVKKAVVQLQNTLPPDVSFNLIFTRGDSIRASYDSTINSLIIGCILTIITVGLFLRDWRITLITTLALPLSIIPTFWVMQALGYTLNGMTLLALALAVGNLVDDAICMVENIEQHLQMGKSPYQAALDGAREIGLAVVATTATVVAVFIPLAFMGGVPGQFFRPFGVVVAVSTMFSTLVATTVTPMLSAYLLKSKTQNSTTAKSSDRGPYRSLLKWSLSHRLTTLFIAITFFIGSLQLLPFIPKGLIDSGDSGLSIINVELPPGSQLSKTRGVMQEMTEIFQEQPEVASILTTIGKNDQVNSGVAYVNLVPKKQRSVSQLEFQERMREDLKLIPGVRVSFNSLGGAGSSKDLSIILKSENSPILTQTAQNLEQQMRGIRGLVEIVSSASLVKPEIIITPDIQRATDLGVSVEAIARTASLALIGDNDANLAKFNLPDRQIPIRVQIDPQFRSDIETIKNLRVPGANGTLIPLSAVADLTLGSGPAEINRFNRYRQITLEANLQGLSLGEAMDQIKALPAFNPLPPEVSEQPSGDAKIMKEVFDGFIASLSLSVFCIYAVLVLLYNNFLYPLAILMALPLSVGGAFLGLLIMQKELGLFALIGIVLLMGLVTKNAILLVDFTLVGLKEGKSVSQAIINAGVSRLRPIMMTSISTLAGMVPIALGLGADGSVRSPMAIAVIGGFTTSTLLTLVVVPVIFTYIHALPKTPKLLRRLAKGQDWYTER is encoded by the coding sequence ATGTCATTCCATCTCTCTACTTGGTCCATCAAAAATCCCGTTCCGACAATAGTCATGTTTTTAATTCTGGGAGTTGTCGGTATCTTTTCCTTTTTAAACTTAGGTATTGACAATAATCCCGATATCGACGTGCCCGCAGTGACTGTAAGCGTAACCCAAAGAGGCGCTAGTCCCTCAGAATTGGAGTCGGAAGTTACCAAAAAAATCGAAGATTCTATAGCTGGTATCGGCAATATAGATGAAATCCGTTCTATTATCACCGATCAAAGCTCAACCACTACGATAACTTTTATTTTAGGTACCGATAGCAATCAAGCTACTAACGACGTTAGAAACGCGGTAGCTCAAATCCGTCAGAACCTACCCCTAGATATAGATGATCCCATTATCAAACGTCTGGAGTTCGTCGGGGGGTCGATCTTAACTTACGCGATCTCCTCTGATCAACGCTCAGTAGAGGAATTGAGCGACTTAGTCGATAATAAGATTATTCGTGACCTACTCAACGTTAAGGGAGTAGCTTCCATTGAGCGCATCGGCGGAGTAGACAGGGAAATCCGAGTAGACTTAGATCCGCAACGACTCAAAGCTTATAACTTAACCGCTACAGAAGTTAACCAACAAGTCACTAATCTCAACCTGAACTTACCCGGAGGTCGCTCAGAAATCGGCGGAACCGAACAAAATGTGCGTACCCTCGGCAGTGCAGCTACCGTAGCAGAACTGAGCAATTATCCGATTATGTTACCCGATGGCGAGACGGTGAAATTATCGAGCTTAGGAAGCGTTACCGATGGTTTTGCTGAACCGCGACAAGCTGCTTATTTGAATAATCAACCTGTAGTAGGATTTTCAGTATTTCGTAGTACAGGCAGCACCTTAGTCAAAGTAGAACAAGAAGTTAAAAAAGCTGTCGTTCAACTGCAAAATACTCTTCCTCCAGACGTTAGCTTTAATTTAATCTTTACTCGGGGTGATTCCATTCGCGCATCTTATGACAGTACGATCAACTCTCTGATTATCGGCTGTATCCTAACGATAATTACCGTGGGCTTATTCTTACGAGATTGGCGAATTACCCTAATCACTACCCTAGCTTTACCCCTATCGATCATTCCTACTTTTTGGGTAATGCAAGCCCTTGGTTATACCCTCAATGGGATGACGCTTTTAGCTTTAGCTTTAGCCGTGGGTAACCTCGTAGACGACGCCATTTGTATGGTTGAAAATATTGAGCAGCATTTACAAATGGGTAAAAGTCCTTACCAAGCGGCTTTAGACGGGGCTCGGGAAATTGGTCTGGCGGTGGTAGCGACTACGGCGACGGTTGTGGCCGTTTTTATTCCCCTGGCTTTTATGGGGGGAGTTCCAGGTCAGTTTTTTAGACCTTTTGGGGTGGTTGTAGCGGTATCAACGATGTTCTCTACTCTCGTAGCCACGACGGTGACGCCCATGTTGAGCGCTTATCTGCTTAAAAGTAAAACTCAAAACTCTACTACAGCTAAGTCTAGCGATCGCGGTCCCTATCGCAGCCTTCTCAAATGGTCTTTGAGTCATCGTCTGACTACCCTATTTATTGCTATTACCTTTTTTATCGGGAGTTTACAGCTATTACCCTTTATCCCCAAAGGTTTAATCGACAGCGGCGACTCGGGATTGAGCATCATTAACGTAGAGTTACCTCCGGGTTCCCAGTTGAGTAAAACTCGCGGTGTTATGCAAGAAATGACTGAAATATTTCAAGAACAACCAGAAGTCGCCAGCATTTTAACCACCATAGGCAAAAACGATCAAGTCAACTCCGGCGTAGCTTACGTTAATCTGGTTCCTAAGAAACAAAGAAGCGTCTCTCAACTAGAATTTCAAGAAAGAATGAGAGAAGACTTAAAACTAATTCCTGGTGTAAGAGTTAGCTTTAATTCCCTAGGAGGCGCAGGAAGTAGTAAAGATCTATCCATCATTCTTAAAAGCGAAAATTCACCAATTCTAACTCAAACAGCTCAAAATTTAGAACAACAAATGCGCGGAATTCGCGGGTTAGTAGAGATAGTTTCTAGCGCGAGTTTAGTGAAACCAGAAATTATTATTACTCCAGATATACAAAGAGCTACAGATTTAGGCGTATCCGTAGAGGCGATCGCACGTACGGCTTCTTTAGCGTTAATCGGGGATAATGACGCCAACCTAGCTAAATTTAACCTACCAGACCGCCAGATTCCCATACGCGTCCAAATCGATCCTCAATTTCGCAGTGATATTGAGACTATCAAAAATCTGAGGGTACCCGGTGCGAACGGGACCTTGATACCCCTGAGTGCGGTAGCGGATCTAACTCTCGGTAGTGGTCCTGCAGAAATTAACCGTTTTAATCGCTATCGTCAGATTACCCTAGAAGCCAATTTACAAGGTCTCTCTCTAGGGGAAGCGATGGACCAAATTAAAGCATTACCCGCTTTTAATCCCCTACCCCCGGAAGTATCGGAACAACCCTCGGGAGACGCTAAAATCATGAAGGAGGTCTTCGATGGCTTTATAGCTTCTTTAAGCCTCTCCGTGTTTTGTATCTACGCCGTTTTGGTCCTACTCTACAACAATTTTCTTTATCCCTTAGCGATCTTGATGGCTTTACCCCTGTCTGTAGGTGGCGCTTTCCTGGGATTGCTGATTATGCAAAAAGAATTAGGACTATTCGCTTTAATCGGCATAGTATTACTCATGGGTTTAGTGACCAAGAACGCAATCTTGTTGGTGGATTTTACTCTAGTTGGTCTTAAAGAAGGCAAAAGTGTATCTCAAGCTATAATCAACGCTGGTGTTTCCCGCTTACGTCCAATCATGATGACATCTATCTCCACCCTCGCGGGAATGGTTCCCATCGCTTTAGGATTGGGCGCTGATGGTTCTGTACGCAGCCCTATGGCGATCGCGGTTATCGGCGGTTTCACCACTTCCACCCTCTTAACTCTGGTAGTGGTTCCCGTTATCTTTACTTATATCCATGCTTTGCCAAAAACACCTAAATTGCTACGACGTCTAGCTAAAGGTCAAGATTGGTATACCGAGCGATAA
- the rfbB gene encoding dTDP-glucose 4,6-dehydratase, which produces MMAREKRKIIITGGAGFIGSNFVRHWCQNYPEDRVVVLDALTYAGNRLSLKTLEGLPNFRFVQGNICDRPLVSSLLAEEEVDTIAHLAAESHVDRSILGPDAFIQTNVIGTFTLLESFRQHWQSRGKPEGDRFLHVSTDEVYGSLSSSDSAFTETTPYAPNSPYSASKAGSDHLARAYFHTYGLPTIITNCSNNYGPYHYPEKLIPLMCINILLGKPLPVYGDGQNIRDWLYVEDHCQALDLVIHRGQPGETYNIGGNNEAKNLDLVNMLCALMQDLAPELPISPPEKLITFVKDRPGHDRRYAIDASKIKRELGWVPQQTLEKGLRSTIDWYLSNRNWWQPLLSEEYQAYYRSVYQS; this is translated from the coding sequence ATGATGGCAAGAGAAAAGCGCAAGATAATTATCACCGGTGGTGCTGGTTTTATTGGTTCCAACTTTGTTCGTCACTGGTGTCAAAACTACCCAGAAGATCGCGTCGTCGTCCTCGATGCACTTACTTACGCGGGTAATCGATTAAGCTTAAAAACCTTAGAAGGTCTTCCTAATTTTCGTTTTGTCCAAGGGAATATCTGCGATCGCCCTTTAGTTTCCTCCCTATTAGCTGAGGAAGAGGTAGATACCATCGCCCATTTGGCGGCGGAATCCCACGTCGATCGCTCCATTTTAGGACCAGATGCTTTTATTCAAACTAACGTGATCGGAACTTTTACACTGTTGGAGAGTTTTCGTCAGCATTGGCAATCAAGAGGGAAACCCGAGGGCGATCGCTTTCTCCACGTCTCTACAGACGAAGTTTATGGGAGTTTAAGCAGCAGCGATTCTGCGTTTACCGAAACTACTCCCTACGCCCCTAATAGTCCTTATTCTGCTTCTAAAGCTGGTAGCGATCATCTTGCGCGCGCTTACTTCCATACCTACGGTTTACCGACGATTATTACCAACTGCTCCAATAATTACGGTCCTTATCATTATCCAGAGAAGTTAATTCCTCTGATGTGTATTAATATTCTCTTGGGTAAACCCCTACCCGTTTACGGTGACGGTCAAAATATTCGCGATTGGCTGTACGTAGAAGATCATTGTCAAGCTTTAGATCTGGTGATACATAGAGGTCAACCGGGAGAGACTTATAATATTGGGGGGAATAACGAGGCGAAAAATCTGGACTTAGTGAACATGTTATGCGCACTGATGCAAGATTTAGCCCCAGAATTACCCATTTCTCCCCCGGAAAAGTTGATTACCTTTGTTAAAGATAGACCAGGACACGATCGCCGTTACGCTATCGACGCTAGTAAGATTAAACGGGAGTTGGGATGGGTTCCTCAACAAACTCTGGAAAAAGGTTTGCGTAGTACTATAGACTGGTATTTGAGTAACAGAAATTGGTGGCAACCCCTATTATCAGAGGAATATCAAGCTTATTATCGCTCGGTATACCAATCTTGA
- a CDS encoding glucose-1-phosphate thymidylyltransferase, translated as MKALILSGGKGTRLRPLTYTGAKQLVPVANKPILWYGIEAIVAAGITDIGIIISPETGEEVKQKTGSGDRFGAEITYILQDKPAGLAHAVKTARPFLGDSPFIMYLGDNLIADDLNNFRDEFKNKQLDALVLLRSVSNPSAFGVAELDDQGNLIRLVEKPQNPPSNLALVGIYFFAQTIHQAIDAIQPSARGELEITDAIDMLITQQKRVQALQLQDWWLDTGKKNDLLEANRIILDTRLESLQTGVIDSRSQVIGRVAIGNNSQIINSTIRGPVVIGENCHIENAFIGPYTSIGNQVHLIDTDLEHSVVLEGARIIGVEQRIVDSVIGQRAKLELAPQRPKALRFMIGDDSQVELV; from the coding sequence ATGAAAGCACTCATTCTTTCAGGCGGAAAAGGAACCAGATTAAGACCTCTAACTTATACAGGGGCAAAACAATTGGTACCCGTAGCCAATAAACCCATTCTCTGGTATGGAATTGAAGCTATTGTAGCCGCTGGAATCACCGATATAGGTATTATTATCAGTCCGGAAACAGGAGAGGAAGTAAAACAAAAAACGGGCTCAGGCGATCGCTTTGGGGCAGAAATAACCTATATACTCCAAGATAAACCGGCGGGTTTAGCCCATGCGGTAAAAACGGCCCGTCCTTTTTTGGGGGATTCGCCTTTTATTATGTACTTGGGGGATAATTTGATCGCCGATGACCTGAATAATTTTAGGGATGAGTTTAAAAATAAACAGCTAGACGCTCTAGTATTATTGCGCTCAGTGTCCAATCCCAGCGCTTTTGGTGTGGCTGAATTAGATGACCAAGGAAATTTGATCCGACTGGTGGAAAAGCCCCAAAATCCCCCATCTAACCTCGCTTTAGTGGGTATTTATTTTTTTGCTCAAACCATACACCAAGCTATAGATGCAATTCAACCCTCAGCCCGGGGAGAGTTGGAGATAACCGATGCGATCGATATGTTGATTACTCAGCAAAAACGAGTCCAAGCGCTTCAATTACAAGACTGGTGGTTGGATACGGGGAAGAAAAACGATCTACTCGAAGCTAATCGGATTATTTTAGACACTCGGCTAGAATCTTTGCAAACGGGGGTGATAGATTCTCGCAGTCAGGTAATTGGTAGAGTAGCCATCGGCAACAACTCCCAGATTATTAATAGTACTATTCGTGGTCCAGTGGTGATTGGAGAGAACTGTCATATTGAAAACGCTTTTATTGGACCGTATACTAGTATCGGTAATCAGGTGCACTTAATAGATACAGATCTAGAACATAGTGTAGTACTAGAGGGAGCCAGAATTATAGGGGTTGAGCAACGGATTGTGGATAGTGTAATTGGTCAAAGAGCCAAGTTAGAGTTGGCGCCACAACGACCGAAAGCTTTACGCTTCATGATTGGAGACGACTCTCAGGTAGAATTAGTATGA
- the rfbD gene encoding dTDP-4-dehydrorhamnose reductase, which translates to MKKILLIGSQGQLGRELEPLLTNLGQLTPVSRKELDLTQPEAIRSLIKEIQPEIIVNAAAYTAVDKAESEGELADLVNGLAPQIMAETGETLGASLIHVSTDYVFDGTKNTPYLETDSTNPLGVYGRSKLLGEQGIQATQAHYLIVRTAWVYGTYGQQNFVKTMLRLGKEREELRIVGDQVGSPSWAHDIAQAIAKLTELTLDNQQKPSSGVYHFTNSGVASWYDFTIAIAQESKQLGFPWKTERIKPITTAEYPTPAQRPAYSVLSNRKLNQVLGYDSPYWRDSLRQMLAEFITKQS; encoded by the coding sequence TTGAAAAAAATTCTGCTGATAGGTAGTCAGGGACAACTAGGTCGAGAATTAGAGCCTCTATTGACTAATTTAGGTCAATTAACTCCAGTTAGTAGGAAAGAATTAGATTTAACTCAGCCCGAGGCGATTCGATCGCTAATTAAGGAAATTCAACCCGAGATCATCGTCAACGCTGCAGCTTATACCGCGGTGGATAAAGCCGAAAGCGAAGGGGAATTAGCTGACTTGGTTAATGGTTTAGCCCCCCAAATCATGGCAGAAACTGGGGAAACCTTGGGCGCTAGTTTAATACACGTTTCCACCGATTACGTCTTTGATGGGACGAAAAATACTCCCTATTTAGAAACAGATTCAACCAATCCCTTAGGTGTTTATGGTCGTTCCAAACTCCTAGGAGAACAGGGAATACAAGCTACACAAGCTCACTATCTAATCGTAAGAACCGCTTGGGTTTATGGAACCTATGGTCAACAAAATTTTGTCAAAACGATGTTGCGTTTAGGGAAAGAAAGAGAAGAATTAAGGATAGTAGGCGATCAAGTTGGATCCCCATCCTGGGCTCATGATATCGCTCAAGCTATAGCTAAATTAACGGAATTGACTCTGGATAATCAGCAAAAACCTTCCTCAGGAGTATATCATTTCACCAATAGCGGGGTAGCTAGTTGGTATGATTTCACGATCGCGATCGCCCAAGAGTCTAAACAATTGGGATTTCCTTGGAAAACAGAGCGAATTAAACCTATTACCACAGCAGAATACCCCACACCTGCTCAACGTCCCGCCTATTCGGTTTTGTCTAACCGGAAACTCAATCAAGTTCTGGGGTATGATTCCCCCTATTGGCGCGATTCACTCAGACAAATGTTAGCAGAATTCATTACAAAACAATCATGA
- the rfbC gene encoding dTDP-4-dehydrorhamnose 3,5-epimerase: MEVITTAIPDVVIIEPKVFGDERGFFLESYHQQKFRELTGVTSDFVQDNHSRSKQNVLRGLHYQIQQPQGKLVRVVLGSVLDVAVDIRKNSETFGKWVGYILSANNKRQLWVPPGFAHGFLVVSEQAEVLYKTTDYYAPQYERSILWNDPDIGIEWGLNDDPIISAKDAQGQRLKEAEVFS; encoded by the coding sequence ATGGAAGTAATTACCACAGCTATTCCCGATGTAGTAATCATTGAGCCGAAGGTCTTTGGAGACGAAAGAGGCTTTTTTCTGGAAAGTTATCATCAGCAAAAATTTAGGGAGTTAACGGGAGTTACTAGTGATTTTGTACAAGATAATCACTCCCGTTCCAAACAAAACGTCCTACGAGGTTTACACTACCAGATACAACAACCCCAAGGAAAATTAGTCCGCGTGGTACTAGGAAGCGTATTGGACGTAGCGGTAGATATTAGAAAAAATTCCGAGACCTTTGGTAAATGGGTAGGATATATATTGAGTGCTAACAATAAAAGACAACTATGGGTTCCTCCTGGCTTTGCTCATGGATTTTTAGTAGTTTCAGAACAGGCTGAGGTACTATATAAGACTACAGATTATTATGCTCCCCAGTATGAGCGGAGTATATTGTGGAATGACCCCGACATAGGAATTGAATGGGGATTAAATGATGACCCGATTATCTCAGCCAAAGACGCCCAGGGTCAACGTTTGAAAGAAGCGGAGGTATTCTCTTGA
- the dapF gene encoding diaminopimelate epimerase, with protein sequence MIEFSKYQGLGNDFILIDNRHQNTPVITPEQAVKMCDRHLGIGADGVIFALPGDEETDYTMRIFNADGSEPEMCGNGIRCLAKFIADLEQKHNVGHSYQIRTLGGIITPQLEAQGQVKVDMGVPTYQAQAIPTTLGTPEAEVINQPLVVADQTWSVTCVNMGNPHCVTFVEDVEKIPLAILGPQFEHHPAFPERINTEFIQVIRPDYLKMRVWERGAGMTLACGTGACAAVVAGVLTGMSESVCTVELPGGPLAIAWSSETGHIYMTGPAELVFKGNNLWK encoded by the coding sequence ATGATAGAGTTTAGCAAATATCAAGGGTTAGGCAATGACTTTATTTTGATCGATAATCGCCATCAAAACACCCCTGTGATTACTCCAGAACAAGCAGTAAAAATGTGCGATCGCCATTTGGGGATCGGTGCAGATGGGGTAATCTTTGCTCTCCCAGGAGACGAAGAAACCGATTACACCATGCGCATTTTTAACGCTGATGGTTCAGAGCCAGAAATGTGCGGAAATGGCATTCGCTGTCTAGCTAAGTTTATAGCCGATTTGGAGCAAAAACACAATGTGGGGCATAGTTATCAAATCAGAACCCTGGGAGGAATTATTACCCCCCAACTAGAAGCACAGGGACAGGTAAAAGTCGATATGGGTGTACCCACGTACCAAGCGCAAGCGATACCTACCACCCTAGGGACACCTGAAGCTGAAGTAATTAATCAACCCTTGGTAGTAGCTGACCAAACTTGGTCCGTTACCTGCGTCAATATGGGCAACCCTCACTGTGTAACATTTGTTGAGGACGTGGAGAAAATACCCTTAGCAATCCTGGGACCTCAGTTTGAACATCATCCCGCTTTTCCTGAACGAATTAATACCGAGTTTATCCAAGTGATTCGTCCCGACTATTTGAAAATGCGCGTCTGGGAAAGAGGGGCGGGTATGACTTTAGCTTGTGGTACGGGAGCTTGTGCGGCCGTAGTGGCGGGGGTTCTCACGGGAATGAGCGAATCAGTTTGTACCGTAGAACTACCTGGGGGACCATTGGCGATCGCTTGGTCGAGTGAAACCGGACATATATATATGACAGGTCCTGCAGAACTAGTCTTTAAAGGAAATAATTTATGGAAGTAA